In Devosia litorisediminis, one genomic interval encodes:
- a CDS encoding amino acid ABC transporter permease translates to MTTSTSYVRDEFSPERPAPGQTGGLILWLRTNLFATPSDALLTILGMVFLFWAVPPLYNFIIGHAVMPGGTVEDCRVEGAGACWAYIYARFNFFIYGFYPIDQYWRPNIVFVMLAALIIPLAIPAAPFKRLNAALFFVVFPVVTFYLLNGGVFGLREVPTEQWGGLMVTLIISLVGIICSIPIGILLALGRQSDLPIIKTLSVMFIELWRAVPLITVLFMASIMLPLFMPTGTTVDKLLRALVGVTLFSSAYMAEVVRGGLQALPRGQYEAGASLGLSYWKRTYFIILPQALKHVIPGIVNNFIALFKDTSLVSIVGIFDLLNTVQSASSDIDWASPTQAVTGYVFAAFMFWIFCFAMSRYSLWMEHRLNTGHKR, encoded by the coding sequence ATGACAACCTCCACGAGCTATGTGCGCGACGAATTCTCGCCCGAACGTCCGGCCCCCGGCCAGACTGGCGGCCTGATCCTCTGGCTCCGCACCAATCTGTTCGCAACACCAAGCGATGCCCTGCTGACCATTCTGGGCATGGTGTTTCTGTTCTGGGCGGTACCACCGCTCTACAACTTCATCATCGGGCATGCCGTCATGCCCGGTGGCACCGTTGAGGATTGTCGCGTTGAAGGAGCAGGGGCCTGCTGGGCTTACATCTATGCGCGCTTCAACTTCTTCATCTACGGCTTCTATCCCATCGATCAGTACTGGCGTCCCAACATCGTCTTCGTGATGCTGGCTGCGCTGATCATCCCGCTGGCCATTCCGGCAGCACCGTTCAAGCGTCTGAACGCCGCGCTGTTCTTCGTGGTCTTCCCGGTGGTCACATTCTACCTGCTCAATGGTGGCGTGTTTGGCCTGCGCGAAGTGCCAACCGAGCAGTGGGGCGGCCTGATGGTCACCCTGATCATCTCGCTGGTGGGCATCATCTGCTCGATCCCGATCGGCATTCTGCTGGCCCTGGGCCGACAGTCCGACCTGCCCATCATCAAGACGCTCAGCGTGATGTTCATCGAACTCTGGCGCGCTGTGCCCCTGATCACCGTGCTGTTCATGGCTTCGATCATGTTGCCGCTGTTCATGCCGACAGGCACCACGGTGGACAAACTGCTTCGCGCCCTGGTCGGCGTCACCTTGTTCTCCTCGGCCTATATGGCTGAAGTGGTGCGTGGTGGCCTGCAGGCGCTGCCGCGCGGGCAGTATGAAGCCGGGGCCTCGCTGGGCCTGAGCTACTGGAAAAGGACCTATTTCATCATCCTGCCCCAGGCGCTCAAGCACGTCATTCCGGGCATCGTGAATAACTTTATCGCCCTGTTCAAGGACACCTCGCTGGTGTCCATCGTCGGCATTTTCGATCTGCTCAATACCGTGCAGTCGGCCAGTTCCGACATTGACTGGGCATCGCCCACTCAGGCTGTGACCGGCTATGTGTTTGCCGCATTCATGTTCTGGATTTTCTGTTTCGCCATGTCCCGCTATTCGCTCTGGATGGAGCACCGGCTGAACACTGGGCACAAGAGGTAA
- a CDS encoding amino acid ABC transporter permease produces MAMQDNTSGTAPRSSLLNDPVFRGILYQVIVALLVIGFFGWLVMNTAANLAAQNKTTGFDFLFRTAGFDISFTLFPWSRTSFYWQAFLAGLLNTLLVAVVGIFFATILGFTLGIARLSSNWLISRFATIYVETIRNIPLLLQLFFWYFAVLKAMPAVRESFHLPLDIFVNQRGLMVPRPLIDHEFTWVLVAIAVSVIAAIAIARWAMSVRTLTGSYPQAIILAARVANALVTFGVGYVAALLLVGMAPDMGSAPVIALIVALVLTAVTFTPYALYVKPVLAFMIATVVVGFLVGGMFPALPAAVVTIGSVLAGVGFGWVQLEGADRAAEGKFPIALPLLVAIGIPVLVYWLTGASLQFEIPELNRFNFKGGIQLPPEFVALVFGLTIYTASFIAENVRGGIQAVSHGQTEAAQSLGLKEGDRLRLVIVPQAMRVIVPPLTSQYLNLTKNSSLGAAIGYPELVNVFTGTTLNQTGKAIEVIALTMAVYLTFSLLTSAFMNWYNARVALVER; encoded by the coding sequence CGCGCAGTTCGCTGCTGAATGACCCGGTCTTCCGCGGCATTCTTTATCAGGTGATCGTCGCCCTTCTGGTGATCGGGTTTTTTGGCTGGCTGGTGATGAACACCGCCGCAAACCTTGCCGCCCAGAACAAGACCACCGGTTTCGACTTCCTGTTCAGAACGGCTGGTTTCGACATCAGCTTCACCCTGTTCCCTTGGAGCCGAACATCCTTCTACTGGCAGGCCTTTCTGGCCGGTTTGCTCAACACGCTGCTTGTTGCCGTGGTGGGCATTTTCTTTGCCACTATCCTGGGCTTTACCCTGGGTATTGCGCGCCTGTCATCGAACTGGCTGATCTCGCGCTTCGCCACCATCTATGTGGAAACCATTCGCAACATCCCGCTGCTGCTGCAGTTGTTCTTCTGGTACTTCGCCGTTCTAAAGGCGATGCCGGCAGTGCGCGAATCCTTCCACTTGCCGCTGGACATCTTCGTCAACCAGCGTGGCTTGATGGTGCCGCGGCCGCTGATCGATCATGAATTCACCTGGGTGCTCGTGGCCATTGCCGTTTCGGTGATCGCCGCAATCGCCATTGCGCGCTGGGCCATGAGTGTCCGCACGCTGACAGGCTCCTATCCGCAGGCCATCATTCTCGCGGCCCGGGTTGCCAATGCGCTGGTAACCTTCGGCGTGGGTTATGTAGCCGCGCTGCTGCTGGTGGGCATGGCGCCCGACATGGGCTCCGCACCCGTCATTGCGCTGATTGTCGCCCTGGTCCTTACGGCGGTAACCTTCACGCCCTATGCGCTCTACGTGAAGCCGGTTCTGGCCTTCATGATCGCAACCGTGGTGGTCGGCTTCCTTGTTGGTGGCATGTTCCCCGCATTGCCAGCTGCCGTCGTTACCATTGGTAGCGTGTTGGCAGGTGTCGGCTTTGGCTGGGTCCAGCTAGAAGGGGCCGATCGGGCTGCTGAAGGCAAGTTCCCCATCGCTTTGCCGCTACTGGTGGCGATCGGCATTCCGGTGCTGGTGTACTGGCTCACCGGTGCCTCGCTGCAGTTTGAAATCCCCGAACTCAATCGCTTCAACTTCAAGGGCGGCATCCAACTGCCACCTGAATTCGTGGCGCTCGTGTTCGGCCTGACCATCTACACCGCCTCTTTCATCGCCGAAAACGTCCGTGGCGGTATCCAGGCCGTCAGCCACGGTCAGACCGAAGCTGCGCAATCGCTCGGGCTCAAGGAAGGTGACCGGCTGCGCCTGGTGATCGTGCCCCAGGCCATGCGCGTGATCGTGCCGCCGCTGACCAGCCAATACCTCAACCTGACCAAGAACTCCTCTCTGGGTGCCGCTATCGGCTATCCTGAGCTGGTCAACGTCTTTACGGGCACAACGCTCAACCAGACGGGCAAGGCCATTGAGGTGATTGCACTGACCATGGCGGTCTATCTCACCTTCTCGCTGCTGACCTCAGCATTCATGAACTGGTACAACGCCCGAGTGGCCTTGGTGGAGCGGTAG